The genomic DNA GCCCACATTCTCACCGCCTCAAGAACGCTCTCGGCATCGATCCATTTCAGCACGGGCGAACTCAAGGATCTCACGGGCATAGCGTATCGCCTCTTCGCTTTGTCTTCGGGTGTAATACTCGTAGGGCGCACCTTCCGCGAACCCATTGGGATAGCGTGGCGGGATGTAGTAGGCGTCCAGTACGCCAGCAATCTCTTCCAGTTCGCGCGGCACCTCTATCTGTTCGGGCAGCTGTTGCAGTAGTTTTAGCACAGAATGTCCCCATGCATCCTGTCCCAGCTGCAGGTGCAACGCCTTGACCGCTTTCTCCGCAGCCTGCTGTGCCGCGAAACATGCCCACTCGTGCACCTCGTTCTGCAAGCTAATCTGCGCCTGATACAGGTCGCGCTCTGCCTGACGCAACCAGTCCTCTGCACGGTTCATCCCACTCGCCTCCTGCTCTCATTATAACATGAGCACAAGCCGACTATATCATGCCCCCTTCTCCACCTGTTTATACAGCACCAGCGAGTAAACCACCGGCACGAACACCAGCACCATGAACACTACGAAGCAAATCGCAGGAGGCGCGCCCAACCAGACCGCCACGGCACCCAGCACGCCAGTTACGAAGTACAGCCGTGCCGAAAGCTGGTGCGTTCTATCCCATACGGTTTCGCTGGCGAGCGTCCACGGCGTGCGCACACCTACCCAGAAGTTGCGCTTCACCCGATTGAGCAGCACCCCGATGCTACCGAACAGCAGGAAGATACCGCCAATCAACGCCCGGGACACGTCCAGACGGGGATGCAATGCTGCCTGCAGGGTAACAACGTGAATGTACGCCATCAACGCAAGCACTAACACCACGATGAGGTTATAGGTAGAGCGGAAAGGTTCCACCTGAAAACCTTTGGGCGACAGCCAGGGCAAAGCCAGAAAGAGCAGAAACAGCCCCGCCGACATGCTGGGCACGAAGAAGGAACCGAATGACCTGCTGCTCCACCCGTCTACCTCGCCCTTCCAGTTCCAGTGTGTGGGTATCCTCTCCGGCAGAGATGGATAGAACCACAGTGAGTACGCCAGCATAGCTCCCACAAGCAACACGCTGCAGAGAATCATGGTGCGAGTTCTCATGGTAAACACCTCCAGATAAAAAGACCCCCACAGTGATCTTTGGGTTGCACCTGCTCCCTACTCGTAAAGCAAATACCTCCCCCTCTTGCGTCGGAAGGACGACGCCTGGCGTTGCATGTACTCCCACACCTCATCCGCATCACCGCCGCGCACAATCATCTCATACGCCTTGCCGTCGGTCAGCAAGGTCATCAGTCGCTCGTATTCCCACTCGCGCGGGTGCAGACGCCGCAGGGCGCAGGCAAGCTCCACCCCCAAACGCACCGGCTGGAACCGCTTGCGGTCTACCACCGTAAAGCGCAAACCGTGACATGTTTCGCCGGCGAACCTACTGGTGCTGGGCGTAAACTGCAGAGGCATACAGGCGAAGCCTGGTAGGCGGCGCTTCAGCAGATGCTGAGCCAGCGCATCGGCATTTAGCCAGGGCGCACCGAACAGTTCGAAGGGGGCATCGGTTCCTCTTCCCACCGATACATTGGTAAACTCCAGCATCCCCACGCCCGGATACAGCGTTGCTGCCGTCAGACTACGCATATTCGGAGAAGGGTTCACCCAGCGCAAGCCCGTCTGGTCATACCACATTTCGCGCTTCCAGCCCGAACAGGGTATCACCTGCAGGTCGCATCTCGGCGCGCGCTCTGCCTGAAACAGCCTCGCTAATTCGCCCACCGTCATGCCGTGCCGCAGTGGGATGGAGTGATACGCCACAAACGAACGCTTATCGGCGTCGGTCAAGCTCCCTTCCACCGCTACCCCATTGATGGGATTCACCCTGTCCAGTACCACCATGTGCACGCTGTGCCGCGCTGCCGCTTCCATCGCCAGTCCCAAGGTGGAGATATACGTGTAAAACCGGCAGCCGATGTCCTGAATATCGAACACCAGTGCGTCCACCCCGCGCAACATCTCTCCGGTGGGCGACTTGTGTTCCCCATACAGGCTGTAAATCGGTAGTCCTGTTTCAGGATGGCGCGCGTCCTTCACCGGCTCGTCCACAATGCCTGCGAAGCCATGCTCCGGGCTGAACAGCGCGGTCACCTTCACGCCCGCGTCCAGCAGCACGCGCCATGTTGGTTTACCCTCGCGCGTCATGCCGGTATGGTTAGTAATCACCCCTACTCGCATTCCTTTTAGGGGCTGACATCCCTGTTGCAGCAGTACGTCGATACCGTTTTGAACCTGTGTAGACATGGCTAACCTCTTACCAGTAGTCTGTCAAACGTGTCTTTGGTTATCATAACCACACGGAGGGCGAGGCTCCGCCCGAGCCGGTTATGAGAAACTTCCAAATTTTTTCGCCCCAAAACCCTCTAACCCCTGTTTGTGGTACGATTCTTGCAGTACATTTATGTGGATGATGACCCCTACTTCCTATAGAAGCAAAAGGAGGACTGTACAAATGAGGAGCCTGACACATGCGTGCATCGTTGGAGTAGCGATGGCGCTGGCTTTGTTGCCCGCCGCGCAGGCACAGACGTGGGTGCCAGTGGGCACAGCGACCGGCGGTGTCGCCGTGTACTTCAATGACACCAACGAAGTGTCGACCAATGTCTCGTACCTGCGGGTGCAGTACGCTAACTCCACTACTAACGTGAACGGCGCTTCCGTCAGCATGTTCACACCATTTAATGACGTCTTCGGTGACCTGGGGCAGTATGGATTTGACGCTATCGCCGTCGCGCCAACGAATACCAACCCTGCTCCACCAGTACTGTATGCCTACGATTGGAATGGCACTACACCTGTGCAGGGACCGCCTGTGCTGTGGGCAACGAATGTGTACAGCAACTGGACACAGGGTCCCAAGGACCCCAGTGCCTACGTGCTGAACAGCACTCTGCGTGGCAACTCTGCCACTGTGCTGAACTTTACTTTGACACCGCTAGGAGGAGGATCTTGGCAGGCGTTTGTAGATGTAGTGCTGGACAGCGACGGGTTCATCCACTGGTACACCCCGAGCTTTCCGGACACACCTTTCCTGCCTAACGTATATCCCTTCAACGGCAAGTTCCGCGTAACGGGTACCCTGACATACGACAAAAACCAGGATACCACGCCAGGAATGGACTTTTATGCCGGCACGTTAAACCTGTACGCCCAGGCTATCCCGGATGCCTCCACCGTCACGTTGTTCGTGGCAGGCTTGTTGCCAGCGGCGATGCTATTGCGCCGGCGCAAGGTTTAACGCAGAACCTTTCCGCCCCCTGCGGCAGCTGCTGCAGGGGGTTCTCTTTTGGTAAACTACTTGATAGACAACACGCTTCAGGAGGACAGGATGAAATCCGCTACCAGGTATCTCTGGTTTCACACCGCTAAACGGCGCGAATATATCAACATCACCGACGAGGTGGAACAGTTCGTGCGCGAGAGCGGCATTCAGGAGGGATTCGTGCTGGTGAGTGCGATGCACATCACCGCAGGCGTGTATGTGAACGACGCCGAGAGCGGGCTGATTGCCGATATCGACGAGTGGCTGGAGAAGCTGGCGCCCTATCGCCCCGACTACCGTCACCACCGCACAGGCGAAGACAACGGCGATGCGCACCTTAAGAGCTTGCTCATCCACCACGAGGTCATCGTGCCCATCACGAATGGTAAATTAGACCTCGGTCCCTGGCAGCAGATATACTACGCCGAGTTTGACGGACAGAGGCGCAAACGGGTAATATTAAAGGCGATAGGAGAGTGAGAGGAGCCGAGCTCTACCCTGGTGGGGCTTATGCCTCACCACGGGCAAGGGAGGCTTGCCTGTATCGGGCAGCCGAGGGGCTGCCATGCCAAACGATGGGGTAGGAGGAAAAGATGTATCGCAACCTCTGTACCGTGTTCGCTGAGGTCGCGGACAGACAGTCTCAGCATACCGCGTTGGTTCGCATCCTGAAAGGTAAAACCGTTCCCCTGACGTACGGTGATTATCTCCAGCGCGTTATCCACCTCAGCGCAGGGCTACAGGCAACGGGTGTCTCCTTTGGCGACCGCGTGCTACTGCTCTCGGAGAACCGCCCTGAGTGGGCTATTGCCGATTATGCCTTGCTCTCGTTGGGCGCGATCGTTGTGCCTGTGTACCCTTCCCTACCTGCCAACCAGATAGAGTATCTGGCGCGCGACAGCGGCGCAAGGGTGATTATCGTTTCCGATGAGAAGCAGTACCGCAAAGCAGTAGAGGTCAGCAAAGCCGTTCCCCACATGGAAACTATCGTCATCATGGAACCACCTGCCGACCTCGCCAGCAACGCCATTAGCTTTGCCGATGTCGAGCGACGTGGTGCAGAGGAGCCCAGTGCTGAGCAACAATTCAGAGAACGTATCACGCAAATACCGCCCGACCATATCGCCACGTTCATCTACACCAGCGGCACCACCGGTGAACCAAAGGGCGCGATGCTCACGCACCGCAACTTGCTATCGAACGTGGACGCCTGCCTGCAAATCATCGACGCAGGACCCGACGACGTCTTCCTCTCCTTCCTGCCTCTCAGTCACGTGTTCGAGCGCATGGGCGGACACTTCACTGCCGTTGCCTGCGGCGCGACCGTATACTACTGCGAAACGCTCTTTACTATCGCCCGCGATATGCAGATTGCCCATCCGACGGTGATGCTGGCAGTGCCTCGCCTCTTCGAGAGCATTCGTGACCGCATCATGGAGAACGTCACTAAACAGCCTCCACTCCGACGACGCATCTTTCACTGGGCGTTCCGCAACGCCTCTAAAGCAGCGCAGGCAGTGCGTGGCGAGCGACGGTGGACACCATGGCTGCGCCTCAAGTACCGCCTGGCAGACCGCCTGGTGCTTCACAAAGTGCACGAGTTGACCGGAGGGCGCCTTCGTTTTTTCGTGTCGGGTGGCGCAGCGCTGGGCAAACACAATGCCGAGTTCTTCCACGCCTTCGGTATCCTGATACTGGAAGGCTACGGATTAACTGAAACCTCGCCGGTGGTCGCCGTGAACCGCCCGAACGACTACCGGTTCGGCACAGTGGGTAAGCCGATCCCGGGGGTGGAGGTGCGTATCGCGGAAGACGGCGAGATACTGGTGCGTGGACCGAACGTCATGCTGGGTTATTACAACAAACCCGCTGAGACCGCCGAAGCGATTGATCCTGAAGGCTGGTTTCACACCGGCGACCTGGGCTCGCTGGACGCCGACGGGTTTCTGCGCATCACCGGGCGTAAGAAGGACATCATCGTGTTGGCGAACGGTAAAAACGTTGCCCCAGTGCCCATCGAGGAACAGTTGAAAACCAGTCCCTACATCTCCGAAGCGGTGCTGTTCGGCGACGAGCAGGATGTGATTACCGCGCTCATCGTGCCCAACTTCGAGCGCACGCGCGAGTGGGCGAAGATGCAGGGCTTACTGGTGCACAGCGACGCTGATCTGGTTGCCCTGCCGGAGGTGAAGCAGCTCATCAAGCAGGAGATCGAACGCCTGACCTCCTACCTCGCCGACTTCGAGAAGGTGCGCCGTTTTACCCTGCTGGACCATCCCTTCAGCATCGAGACAGGCGAACTGACCCCCACGCTGAAGGTGCGCAGGCACTTTGTCAAACAGCGCTACGCGAAGGAGCTGGAGGCGATGCGCCGATGACCCGGAGGGCGCGAGGTAGAACATGAACATTCATCGGCGTCTCGCCCACCAGTTCCCCATCGCACTGCACAGGTTGCACAGAAGAGGCTTCCACATGCACCGATTGAGCGCGGGCGAAGCGCAGGTAGGGACATTTTGCCGCCCCACCTCCAAAAACATCCCACAACACCCGCCATATCCTCCTTCGCCAGCAGGCATCGGCAGCAAACCACACGATATCCAGTTCGCCGTCGTCGGTGCGTGCGGAGGGGGCGATCACCGTAAACCATCCGTAGCGCGAAGTGTTGGATACCACCAGCAATACCGCTTCTATCTCTAGCGTCTCCGCCCCGGCGATCACACGGTAGCGGGTCGGCTGATAGCTTCTCAGCTCACGCAGTCCTGTCCAGATGAAAGCGAAAACTCCCCACCGCTTCTTCAGATCCTCGGGAACACGGGGCAGCACGTATGCATCGAACCCTGTGCTCGCCATCAACGCAAACGGACGACCATTGACTATGCCCACGTCCATCTGCCGAACCTCGCCTGTTCGCAAAGCCTGCAGGCACCCCTGCAACGCCCTGCGCCCCAGCGGATAGCCTAGCTCCCGTGCCAACACGTTGCTCGTGCCCAGAGGCAACAACGCTAGCGCAGTAGAGGTATTCACCAGCGCAGGCAACACTGCATGCACGCTACCGTCTCCCCCCGCTACCACCAGCACTCCGCCATCGCTCTGGCAGAATTGTGAAGCATGGAACAAAGCATCCTCTGGGGACTGTGATACCACCACCTGACAGCGCGCATCGAGGGCAGCACGTACCTTCTGCCAGTCAACGTGTCCTGCCCGCCCTCCGCCCGCCCGCGGGTTGACAAGGAAGAGTATCTCTGGATAGGCTATCATTTGGTACTCTACCACACTTTGAGCATAGAGAGCATTCGGAAACAGGGCAGCCACAGGGAATAAGCACCACAATGCTCCATTGCAAAGATGCGGTGGGAGACTGCTTCGGTCACTAATCTCCCTCGCAATGACACGATGCATGTTGTCTGGTGCCATTACGCAGCACGCATTGTTGAAGCAATCCCCTCTGATAAAATGTTCGCAACAGAGCAGGCCAAAATTAATCGTTGTCCTTCCCTCTTCGTATGAGGGCAGATAACCTTCTGTGTCCCCACACTATTGCCAACGCACATAATGCCCCGATCACCGCTCCACCTAGCACGTCGGAGGGATAATGCAGCCCTAAATAGACACGAGAATAAGAAACTATTGCCGCTAGCCCGAACGCGACCCAGGGTACCCAGCGACGGTAGAAAAGGGCAAACAGCGTCGCGGCGGCAAAGGTGTTCACCGCATGCGAAGAAGGAAACGACAGGCTGTGCCGACAGCCGTCTATCGCCCGCACACCCTGCAACGCCTCGCAGGGGCGCACCCTGCCGAACAGCTCTTTCAGCACGTGACTGCTCAGCTGGTCGGTGAGCAGGATAAGGGGAATAAGTAGCAACGCA from Armatimonadota bacterium includes the following:
- a CDS encoding DNA-binding protein yields the protein MNRAEDWLRQAERDLYQAQISLQNEVHEWACFAAQQAAEKAVKALHLQLGQDAWGHSVLKLLQQLPEQIEVPRELEEIAGVLDAYYIPPRYPNGFAEGAPYEYYTRRQSEEAIRYAREILEFARAEMDRCRERS
- a CDS encoding AMP-dependent synthetase; this encodes MYRNLCTVFAEVADRQSQHTALVRILKGKTVPLTYGDYLQRVIHLSAGLQATGVSFGDRVLLLSENRPEWAIADYALLSLGAIVVPVYPSLPANQIEYLARDSGARVIIVSDEKQYRKAVEVSKAVPHMETIVIMEPPADLASNAISFADVERRGAEEPSAEQQFRERITQIPPDHIATFIYTSGTTGEPKGAMLTHRNLLSNVDACLQIIDAGPDDVFLSFLPLSHVFERMGGHFTAVACGATVYYCETLFTIARDMQIAHPTVMLAVPRLFESIRDRIMENVTKQPPLRRRIFHWAFRNASKAAQAVRGERRWTPWLRLKYRLADRLVLHKVHELTGGRLRFFVSGGAALGKHNAEFFHAFGILILEGYGLTETSPVVAVNRPNDYRFGTVGKPIPGVEVRIAEDGEILVRGPNVMLGYYNKPAETAEAIDPEGWFHTGDLGSLDADGFLRITGRKKDIIVLANGKNVAPVPIEEQLKTSPYISEAVLFGDEQDVITALIVPNFERTREWAKMQGLLVHSDADLVALPEVKQLIKQEIERLTSYLADFEKVRRFTLLDHPFSIETGELTPTLKVRRHFVKQRYAKELEAMRR
- a CDS encoding lipid kinase; the protein is MIAYPEILFLVNPRAGGGRAGHVDWQKVRAALDARCQVVVSQSPEDALFHASQFCQSDGGVLVVAGGDGSVHAVLPALVNTSTALALLPLGTSNVLARELGYPLGRRALQGCLQALRTGEVRQMDVGIVNGRPFALMASTGFDAYVLPRVPEDLKKRWGVFAFIWTGLRELRSYQPTRYRVIAGAETLEIEAVLLVVSNTSRYGWFTVIAPSARTDDGELDIVWFAADACWRRRIWRVLWDVFGGGAAKCPYLRFARAQSVHVEASSVQPVQCDGELVGETPMNVHVLPRALRVIGASPPAPSRSAV
- a CDS encoding phosphatase PAP2 family protein codes for the protein MFNALSQIDISLLYAVNRAHHPLLDAVMLFATDIKRTGILLLVVWIGLLWKGGARGRTVALLLIPLILLTDQLSSHVLKELFGRVRPCEALQGVRAIDGCRHSLSFPSSHAVNTFAAATLFALFYRRWVPWVAFGLAAIVSYSRVYLGLHYPSDVLGGAVIGALCALAIVWGHRRLSALIRRGKDND